The genomic window ACATGCACAACACGGCGCTCACGGCGGTACGTACCGAACGCCGCGAACTCCTGGCGTTGGCAGAGCACATGACTCGCTTGATCCCCGACGCAACGGGCCCCGTGTCCTTCTTCATCCCGCTGCGGGGCTTCTCAGAGCACGATAGCCCCCGCGGCCATTTGCACGACCCATCGCTACCACCTGTATTCGCGGCACACTTGCAATCCCTCCGCCCTTCCAACCTTGATCTGCGCGAGTTCGACTTCCACATCAACGACCATCAGTTTGCGGACACCATCGTCGAACAGGTAGTCAAGTACACAAAGCTGTGCAATACAGGCTAAAAGCCGCAAAATCTGAAGGGCTATGTGAGTTTTATTGACACATGGTAGATACTGCAAGAATACGGTAAAACGCCGCACACCGCGAAATCAGGTCAGCTGAAAAGAGCTTCTCTCATGTTGCTTTTATACCTATTCGTCGCGCTAACTCAGATGCCCCAGCCTCACACCGAGTACTCCAGCGGCAGTTCGGTGGTGCACTTGATCTCCGACATGCTGATATTGGAATGCAGCTCCTTGATATGGGGCAGGCGCAGTATGTTCTCCCGCACAAAGACTTCGTACTGCTGGATATCCGGCATCACTATCTTCAGCAAATAATCGGTGGCGCCGGCCATGGTGTAGCACTCCACCACCTGGGGATAGGTTTCCATGGCCTGCTCGAACTCGGCGAGATTTTCCCAGCCGTGGCTCGACAAACGCACATCGGCAAACACCACTACCCCCAGATTCAGCTGTTTGCGATCCAGCACCGCGAACTTGCCCTTGATCACGCCCTCTTCCTGCATGCGATTGATACGGCGCCAGCAGGGTGACTGCGACAGCCCCACCCGCTCCGCAATCTCGGCGGCCGAAAGGTCCGCATTGCTTTGCAACAACGCCAGTATCTGGCGATCCAGGGAACTCAGGGTAGCACTCATTGCAATGGACTCCAGTGGACTGACCATAAGCAGAGAAAGACACGGATAAGATTATTTATTCAAAAAATAACAATATATTGAAAATATCATGCACTAAACACACAAGATGTTGCATGAATAGACAAAAAAATGCGACCCCAACTCAGTACCATAGTTAACCAATACCCGCCTGACTACGCATGCCAATGGCATACAAGCAAGAATAAAAGAGGTGACAAGGTGTCTATCGACTACGCAAACCAGGTAGCCAAGGCCGATACACGGCAGCAATACCTCACAGGTACCCAGGCGCTGGCGCAGCTGCCACTACTGCAGCACCAACGCGACCAAGCCGCCGGCCTCAATACCGCGGGCTTTATTTCCGGCTATCGTGGCTCGCCACTGGGCAATCTGGACAAGATACTGTGGCAACAGCGCGCACAGTTGAAGGACAACCACATTCACTTTCAGCCCGGTGTAAACGAAGACCTTGCCGCCACCGCCGTCTGGGGTAGTCAGCAGGTTAATATGTTCGAAGGCGCCCGCTACGACGGTGTTTTCGGGCTCTGGTACGGCAAGGGCCCCGGGGTGGATCGCAGCGGTGATGTGATCAAGCACGGCAACTCCGCCGGCGTGTCGCCCCATGGCGGTGTGCTGCTGCTGGCCGGTGACGACCATGCCTGCAAATCCTCCAGCATTGCCCACCAGAGCGAACATGCCTTTATCGGTGCCATGGTGCCGGTACTGAACCCCTGTAACGTGCAGGAAATCCTCGATTACGGCGTACTCGGCTGGTCACTTTCCCGCTACAGCGGCTGCTGGGTCGCGCTTAAAACTATCGCCGAAACCGTGGACTCCTCCGCCGTGGTGGAGGTCAACCCGCTGCGGGTGCAGGTGCGCTATCCAACCGATTTCGAGTTGCCCGCAGATGGCGTTCATATTCGCTGGCCCGATCCGCCCCTGGTACAGGAAAAGCGCCTTAACACCTACAAAATCTACGCGGCCCTCGCCTTTGCTCGCGCCAACAATCTGAACCGCGTTGTGCTCGACAGCCCCAACCCGCGCATCGGCATCATCACCACCGGCAAGTCCTACCTCGATGTGCTTCAGGCACTGGAATATCTGGGTCTGGACGAAAGCACCTGCGCCAGCATCGGCCTGCGGGTACTCAAGATCGGTATGAGCTGGCCGCTGGAGCCCGGTGCGGTACACGAATTCGCCAAGGGCCTTGATGAAATCCTGGTGGTCGAGGAAAAGCGCAGCATTATCGAAGACCAGGTTACTGGCCAGCTGTACAACTGGCCGGTGGATGAACGCCCACGGGTGGTGGGCGAATTCGATGAAGCCGGCACCTCCTTGCTGCCCAACCTCAGTGAGTTGACCCCCGCCATGATTGCCAGGGTCATCGCCAAGCGCATAGCCCCTTTGTATTCAGGCCCCAAGGTAGAGCAGCGTCTCAAGTTCCTCGCCGACAAGGAAGACTACCTCAGCCACCGTGGCGAAGTGATACAGCGCCCGCCGCACTTCTGCTCGGGCTGCCCGCACAATACCTCCACCAAGGTACCTGAAGGCAGCCGTGCCCTGGCCGGTATCGGCTGTCACTACATGGCCATGTGGATGGACCGCAGCACCGAGACCTTTACCCAGATGGGCGGCGAAGGCGCCACCTGGATCGGCCAGGCGCCGTTCACCGATACGCCCCATGTGTTCCAGAAC from Marinobacterium aestuarii includes these protein-coding regions:
- a CDS encoding Tm-1-like ATP-binding domain-containing protein; this translates as MLSPRSGRCRYGPGTGNADFISTGPIAEARHLFPGKRCHMHNTALTAVRTERRELLALAEHMTRLIPDATGPVSFFIPLRGFSEHDSPRGHLHDPSLPPVFAAHLQSLRPSNLDLREFDFHINDHQFADTIVEQVVKYTKLCNTG
- a CDS encoding Lrp/AsnC family transcriptional regulator, which produces MSATLSSLDRQILALLQSNADLSAAEIAERVGLSQSPCWRRINRMQEEGVIKGKFAVLDRKQLNLGVVVFADVRLSSHGWENLAEFEQAMETYPQVVECYTMAGATDYLLKIVMPDIQQYEVFVRENILRLPHIKELHSNISMSEIKCTTELPLEYSV